One Nicotiana tabacum cultivar K326 chromosome 23, ASM71507v2, whole genome shotgun sequence genomic window, AGAACACGGAACACAGGCGGCTCAAAGGGGAGGCTAGTAAAGCAATTTACTTGGGGCTCAAAAAAAATTTATAGGagattttataatttatttttccttcaaagaaagaaaaaaaaagtacaaaTTTTTTATAAAGAAAGGCtgcatatttttttaataataaaattctTATAACAGGAATCTACGATAATATATTATGAACACATGACCGACATCTTATTAATTCGAATTAGTTATTatcaatataaataataatatactCTTTGATGTTGTAAATTTAATGGCTTTATCTCTTGTAAAAATACTATACTGTGAACTGTATtagggtgaaatatgatatgacacgtggctATCTAAAGGAAAGACACGCGGAACCCTAGACGGGGATGGCCGAAGATCGAACACAGCCATTCCGCTTATCACCGGAAGGGGtaacgttcataaaggtgtattaaatgctttgcgcctggtagcatttaataaggaatattctgcagcattaagagcaacgacccgttacagagaatttgacatttatatccaccgttacatcttcatcaataaccctcataattgacattaaaggagggtaCGATCCTAGGACTTCCTTCCGCAGACACAGCTATAGCCCAGTTATCATTGTGAAGTACACGAAATTTTCTGGCAAAACTTCCACCATACAAAacttaatacaatcttacttttCCGTTTATTCatctcatcattgttgtgcccGAAAACCTTGTTCCCGGAACTATCATCTTTGTTGTTTCATAtacattttaaggctaagtattgtatatttcttcaattattgtattatttcaggatcaaattagttcacttgtctagaaaccatgtataaattcaactgtaccgtatAAATTCATAgttgcacgagatgaaagttgtacccTTTACATATCACTAATTGATGAAGTTTCCAACGCCCAAAGGAAGCAAGCAGATAAGAGGTGATCAACCGACAACAAGAGAGATGAAAGTAATTTCAGTTtctagtagcaaagggaaggaacacacgacatagcaattacaggaatcAGCACCTATTCCGGAGCTAGAAGAAGTTAGCCCGGGAGTAGAGTCGTCAGAACAttatcaggtgccgagatatttccaagCTCCAGAAGAGACGGACGCAACAAAGTCCACGgtggaggaactggagcaagttgcattgttcgaaAAATTCCTAGAAAGATGactctcataattgacattaaaggatggcacgatcctaggaccttcttccctagacgtagctataaatagtgagcccaattatcattgtaaaggatacaaaattttctggcaaaacttacactacattctatacaaagcttaatacaatcttacttttCCGCTTTTTCATTTCATCATTGTTGTGCCCAAAAATCTTGTTCCCGGAACTATCATCTCTGCtgtttcatctacattttaaggctaagtattgtatatttcttcaattattgcattatttcaggatcaaatcttgtttagaaaccacgtataaattcaattgtaccgttttacggataaacaTGAACAAGTATGAAAAAAGAAATGCGACACTAACTTCTTGCATTTTAAGCATATATGTGTGTGGGAAGTCGCTTTGTTACGTGTGGGAAACTTGACTATACAAGTACTAAGATATAAGGAGGGATTATGCTATAGTCCAAAGAATTATTCTATGGAGATGTCAAGACACTTTTACTCCCTTTCTAAATAAACTATGTATGTACACACTCCAAAACTAGTCTCTGAACTCTAATTCTTCCTGGGTTAgaatatttgaaacttatattGGTAGTAAGCTAAAATTCTCCGGTGGGATAATGGATATAATGAAAGACACAATTTGGCCGCGGAATGTGCccataaatattaaaagtttCCCTGAATTACAATGTTATAGCCAGTCTCATCCCTTGACCAAAGGATAATCTGAACAAACTAAAGAGAAACCATAGAAATAGgcaaaaaattataaatataccGATATGAAAAGTCCAAATAATATATGCTCCTAAATCATGTTTTCTTTTCATTAAACATATGCTGAAGCAATTTTAAGGATGTTCCTGAAACAGAAATCACAACGCGCAAACTGCTAAGACAGCATACACATTCCCTCTTTGTTCCAATCCAGCAATACAAATTCAAATAAACATTATTCAATTGTAATGACAATAAATAGACTTACGAAGATCTTCAATATCGTGCGCAAAATAACTAGCCATGAGTATTAACAGCTTCCCATAGCAGACTTCTAGCCTGCATTGCCGCTACCCTGAGTGTCCTTATTGTCCACCTATTGGCCTCATAGAAAGACAAACTCCTGTACGGCAAATTGTGCTTCTTGCATAGATCCTGTACAATAGGAGAAATTTTCCTCAATTGGCACCTAGGTAGCCTTGGGAAGAGATGATGCTCAAGCTGGAACTGCAATCCTCCAAAGAACCAATCCATCCGAGGAGAACAAGCAATGTCAATAGTCCCAGCTGTTTGTTTCTCGAACCAATCGTTCCCCTTGGGCTGTCCAACATAGACATCGGCAGCAAAATGGTTCAGACAGAATTGAACGTGTTGAATCCCTGTCACAGCAAAGCTTATGAGGACAAATAACACCCTCTCTGTCCAATTAGGCAAGGTGGAAACAAGAAGCGGAAACCAAGTCCAGAAAACCATGATCCCCAATATGTTCATAAGTCTATTAGTCACTTTTCTCCTTGAGAACAATAGTAACAATGTCTGGATAAATAGATTGACCCTGGAAACACAGACGATTGGATAGAATGTAAAATGCTGATAGCTGACGAAGAATTTAGACAGGGAATCGAATGTGAGCTCTCTTCCGTAGAAGGTAGAGTTCAATGATTTAAACAGACTAGAAGAGACAGCAAAAACAGGCAAGTGCTGAAGATCAGGATCATAATCCAGACTATTGCAGGCCACATGATGAGCATTATGTGTCCAATTCCACCAAGCAATACTAATCCCAGTGATGCAATTTCCCGCGAGAATTTGTACCAATTTGTTGAAACCACGAGTTGTCATAATTAAGTAATGACCAGAATCATGACCCAAGTAAGAAACCTGCATCCAAGCCAACCCTAATAATCCCCCACAAAGCATGCGAATCCAGAAACTACTACTATAAAGGACACCATAGACAGtcaagaaaagcaaaaatgcTACAAAACATAAGGAATAAATCACCCCATGGCCTTTCTTTTCAAACAATCCAGCTTTAGCAAACTCAGAACAGAGTTTCCTGTAATCTTTAGATACCTCAGAAACCTTGTAATCTTCAAGATAATAGCCAGTAAAGAACTTATCAAGATATTTCCAAGCAGTACCTGGATGAAAAGCAATGAATGCATCAGTTGCTTCTTGGCCAGCCAGATTAAGAATAGGGATATCCCCACCTGGATGTTCTTTTATCCAATTTGTCGCATTGTAAACTTTCCCCTGTATAGAGATCCACAAATCCTCTGCTTTGTTATGCTTTCTTAGCTCTTCAGCAGTTATGTACTTCTTATCATCAGCCATTTTGACAAACACCCACAAAACTATGAATCTTTCTTTCTCTATATATAAACAAACAACCAAACTATAAATCTATCAAAGAAGAATGATAAAATGCAGTACAGATCTAACCATTAACAACAAAACAACCCCATTCTGTATAAAATGGGACGGTTCTTTATAGGGGCTGTTTCTGAATATGGTCTAGTTGTTGTCTGATAGTTTTGGTTAGAAAGGAAAGAACTAAGAGGAAATGGAACTTTATGCTCTTGTTCTTGTACAGGCGGTATGGAGTTACTTTCTATGCAATGAGAAGATATTTTTGAGAGGGATAAATGTGCGATTGGCGGTGGGCGACAAATAGGGTACTCCAATTAAAAAATGGACAAACTCTTAAATAAATGATTTTTAAAGTGGAATACCAAGTTAATACTAGATTAGTAAAAAGAAATGGAGGGATTAACTGATAGGGGCCAATTATAAAGTCAACTACGATTAAAGATTATGGCGAGATGAAATGAAAATTTTTATCCTTAATACTCCCTTTGTTTAAAACAAATTGTCTTAGGTTGATTTGGTATAAATtttaacaaaaaaggaaaaactttCGAGATATATAatgttaaataaattataatcgTAAATCAAGTAATAATATTTATAtggttataaatattttctactAAAAAAATATTGAATAGTATCAATGttttagaaatataaataaaaaaaataatatcaatCTTTTTCAACCGAATGGAGTAAAAAATTTCAAACTCAAGTCTCAAGACTTTGGTATTAATGAATTTTAAAGTATATGAATTAAATTAAAGGGGCTTTAATGTGAATATATTAAGGACTGAGTAAAAAGTATCTCCTAGTAAAAAATATCTACTGGTTTAAGAAAAAAGGAATAGCTGTCAAATACATGTTGACTCATTTTCACATGATAGCTGTCTGCACTAGCTAACTGACT contains:
- the LOC107782453 gene encoding delta(8)-fatty-acid desaturase-like — translated: MADDKKYITAEELRKHNKAEDLWISIQGKVYNATNWIKEHPGGDIPILNLAGQEATDAFIAFHPGTAWKYLDKFFTGYYLEDYKVSEVSKDYRKLCSEFAKAGLFEKKGHGVIYSLCFVAFLLFLTVYGVLYSSSFWIRMLCGGLLGLAWMQVSYLGHDSGHYLIMTTRGFNKLVQILAGNCITGISIAWWNWTHNAHHVACNSLDYDPDLQHLPVFAVSSSLFKSLNSTFYGRELTFDSLSKFFVSYQHFTFYPIVCVSRVNLFIQTLLLLFSRRKVTNRLMNILGIMVFWTWFPLLVSTLPNWTERVLFVLISFAVTGIQHVQFCLNHFAADVYVGQPKGNDWFEKQTAGTIDIACSPRMDWFFGGLQFQLEHHLFPRLPRCQLRKISPIVQDLCKKHNLPYRSLSFYEANRWTIRTLRVAAMQARSLLWEAVNTHG